A single genomic interval of Flavobacterium sp. N2820 harbors:
- a CDS encoding glycosyltransferase family 39 protein has protein sequence MNLINTLKNNKWLVIILVVSAFLRIFKLDFQSVWLDEIHSLSEANPNFSFSELYSSLLTAEPHPPLYFVLVQLFFKIFGYTSFVLRFFSFLVGLGGLITLYFLAKELYNKKAAIYSVVFLGINSYHIYYSQEGRMYALLFFTTTLSFFFLAKFLKERNLKWALWLGFSAGLMINSHFFGLLTLLSIYFILLGFFIVCNKEQMKSFFKFSFLSLFITSIMFLPSLKLLKKSSEIKEIWIPKPTSDAYTIIFKEFFGNSEILLLIITSLLFIYVLGLVKQNKSSISLESITSNKNIFSFLILIPWIVIVILIALIRSHLSLPMIISRYFIGLIPPIIIMMSVGLLSFKNEIVRKGILILFIIISLSDLFFVKDYYNKVTKTQFREASNFIIQNSKKTEPIVSSLSPYFVYFLQNDKIQHEIIGNSLEAYLLEMSQNPAKIKPFWYVDAHGRPYSVSEGMQDFLNKNFYVENNFEAHDAWVKHFILLKDAPLTLDVSKYGKLKQTNGDNFTINIEIFENVDNKVKISGWACFPEQDAIDTQISLVVIKPDNTVIRVQTEKIFRNDVTKFNGKFNMDNSGFSSQIDFSSFEKGKYIIGAFLTNKKTGKEGLIMTDKIIEN, from the coding sequence ATGAATTTGATTAATACACTAAAAAATAATAAATGGCTCGTAATAATTTTAGTAGTTTCGGCATTTTTAAGAATCTTCAAATTAGATTTTCAAAGTGTTTGGCTAGATGAAATTCATTCGTTAAGTGAAGCAAACCCTAATTTTTCATTTTCAGAGCTTTATAGTTCTTTGTTAACAGCAGAGCCACATCCACCTTTATATTTTGTTCTAGTTCAGCTTTTTTTCAAAATATTTGGCTACACAAGTTTTGTCTTGAGATTTTTTTCTTTTTTAGTTGGATTGGGAGGATTAATTACGCTTTATTTTCTAGCTAAAGAGCTATATAACAAAAAAGCGGCTATTTATTCAGTAGTTTTTTTAGGAATAAATAGTTATCATATTTATTATTCTCAAGAAGGTAGAATGTATGCGTTATTGTTTTTTACAACAACATTATCATTCTTTTTTTTAGCTAAGTTTTTAAAAGAAAGAAACTTAAAATGGGCTTTGTGGCTAGGTTTTTCTGCTGGATTAATGATAAACAGTCACTTTTTCGGACTATTAACTTTACTTTCAATTTATTTTATTCTATTAGGCTTTTTTATAGTTTGTAATAAGGAGCAAATGAAATCTTTTTTTAAGTTTTCTTTTCTCTCCCTATTTATTACTTCAATCATGTTTCTCCCTTCATTAAAACTACTTAAAAAGTCAAGTGAAATAAAAGAAATCTGGATTCCTAAGCCTACTTCAGATGCTTACACAATTATTTTTAAAGAGTTTTTTGGAAATTCAGAAATACTATTATTGATTATTACTTCTTTACTTTTTATCTATGTATTAGGTTTAGTTAAACAAAATAAATCATCAATTAGCTTAGAATCTATTACATCAAATAAAAATATTTTTAGTTTTTTAATATTAATTCCATGGATTGTTATAGTTATCCTTATTGCTTTAATTAGGTCTCATTTGTCTTTACCTATGATAATTAGTAGATACTTTATAGGATTAATTCCGCCCATCATCATTATGATGTCTGTTGGACTTTTAAGCTTTAAAAATGAAATAGTAAGAAAAGGTATTTTGATTTTATTTATAATAATATCATTATCAGATCTTTTCTTTGTTAAAGATTATTACAATAAAGTAACTAAAACTCAATTTCGTGAAGCTTCAAATTTTATTATTCAAAACAGTAAAAAAACAGAGCCTATAGTATCTAGTTTGAGTCCTTATTTTGTTTATTTTTTACAAAATGATAAGATTCAACACGAAATAATAGGAAACTCTTTAGAAGCTTATTTGTTAGAAATGAGTCAGAATCCGGCAAAGATAAAACCTTTTTGGTATGTAGATGCCCACGGAAGACCTTATTCAGTTTCTGAAGGAATGCAGGATTTTCTAAACAAAAATTTCTATGTTGAAAATAATTTTGAAGCTCATGATGCTTGGGTTAAACATTTTATTCTATTAAAAGATGCACCTTTAACTTTAGATGTGAGTAAGTATGGTAAATTAAAGCAGACAAATGGAGATAATTTTACAATTAATATTGAAATATTCGAGAACGTTGATAATAAAGTTAAGATTTCTGGTTGGGCGTGTTTTCCTGAGCAAGATGCGATTGACACACAAATCAGTTTGGTTGTTATAAAGCCTGATAATACAGTAATTAGAGTTCAAACAGAAAAAATATTTAGAAATGATGTGACAAAATTTAATGGTAAATTTAATATGGATAATTCTGGTTTTTCATCTCAAATAGACTTTTCAAGTTTTGAAAAAGGTAAATATATAATAGGTGCTTTTTTAACAAATAAGAAAACAGGAAAGGAAGGATTGATAATGACAGATAAAATAATTGAAAATTAA
- the rfbC gene encoding dTDP-4-dehydrorhamnose 3,5-epimerase, protein MKFIETKLKGCFILEPKIITDERGYFMESFNEKTFQAGIGQEVTFVQDNQSFSTKGVLRGLHYQCGEHAQAKLVRVLHGEVLDVAVDLRPESPTYGQYEAVVLSAENQTQFFVPRGFAHGFLVLSSSATFFYKCDNYYNKESEGGLKFNDETLNINWNVPFEALIISDKDKVLPNLENAKKVW, encoded by the coding sequence ATGAAATTTATAGAAACAAAACTTAAAGGATGTTTTATCCTGGAACCAAAAATAATAACAGATGAGCGTGGCTACTTCATGGAAAGTTTTAACGAAAAAACTTTTCAGGCAGGAATTGGACAAGAGGTAACTTTTGTTCAAGACAATCAATCGTTTTCAACTAAAGGTGTTTTGCGAGGTTTGCATTACCAATGTGGCGAGCATGCGCAAGCTAAGTTAGTACGCGTGCTTCATGGAGAAGTTTTAGATGTAGCAGTTGATTTACGACCAGAATCACCAACTTATGGTCAATATGAAGCGGTGGTATTATCAGCTGAAAACCAAACTCAATTTTTTGTACCCAGAGGTTTTGCACACGGATTTTTAGTATTGAGTTCTTCAGCAACTTTTTTTTATAAATGTGATAATTATTATAATAAAGAAAGCGAAGGGGGTTTAAAGTTTAACGATGAAACCCTAAATATCAATTGGAACGTTCCTTTTGAAGCATTAATTATTTCTGATAAAGACAAAGTATTGCCTAATTTAGAAAACGCTAAAAAAGTATGGTAA
- a CDS encoding DUF2807 domain-containing protein produces the protein MRKIILYIIPVCFLILATSCGISEDCFKGNGNQITRTFPLDSFSTIKVYDGVGLVVKEGPNYEVKITTSDHIIDDLDIKRNGKMLIVQDHSTCNIARDYGQTTVFVTIPDGTILPLIQELELHCKTEQKIRSEGVLHSPIIRLFSIGDDGDGAGTGDFHLAIDNGQFVVESNNVSNFYINGHCNEMLLNFYFGNGRFYGENLQVENIKVYHRGSNDMMVYPVQKIEGTIFATGNVVLENVPPIIDVEEVFRGRVIY, from the coding sequence ATGAGAAAAATTATTTTATATATAATTCCAGTATGTTTCCTAATTTTGGCAACAAGTTGTGGTATTTCTGAAGACTGTTTTAAAGGAAACGGCAATCAAATTACAAGGACTTTTCCATTAGACAGTTTTAGCACAATAAAAGTTTATGATGGTGTTGGATTAGTGGTTAAAGAAGGTCCAAATTATGAAGTAAAAATAACTACATCAGACCATATTATTGATGATTTAGATATTAAACGCAACGGAAAAATGTTGATTGTACAAGACCATTCAACGTGTAATATTGCGCGCGATTATGGGCAAACTACTGTGTTTGTAACCATTCCAGACGGAACGATTTTACCATTAATTCAAGAATTAGAATTGCATTGTAAAACCGAACAAAAAATACGATCAGAAGGCGTATTACATTCCCCGATTATTCGTTTATTTTCTATTGGAGACGATGGAGATGGTGCTGGAACCGGAGATTTTCATTTGGCTATTGATAACGGACAATTTGTAGTTGAAAGTAATAATGTTTCTAATTTTTATATTAACGGTCATTGTAATGAAATGTTATTAAATTTTTATTTTGGTAACGGGCGTTTTTATGGAGAAAATTTACAAGTTGAAAATATAAAAGTATATCATAGAGGGTCAAACGATATGATGGTTTATCCTGTTCAAAAAATAGAAGGAACTATTTTTGCAACGGGTAACGTTGTTTTAGAAAACGTGCCGCCAATTATAGATGTGGAAGAAGTATTTAGAGGAAGAGTAATTTATTAG
- a CDS encoding acyloxyacyl hydrolase: MKKILLFFCFCFFFSFSQEKAATYFDVQLFRGTVYKHSNDISHLITGHPDGFLISYNWKTFGKKEWQQVYNYPDYGVSYHYLDFKNQYLGVNHAVGLHYNFYFFKRHLMFRISQGIGLTSSPYDKVTNNKNNAFGTKIMDNNYFLLQYKKENIIEKIGLQAGFMLTHFSNGRFKAPNKGINTFTFNVGLNYNFEKEQDYIVDSLPSKTSYKEKIKYNLAFRTGISEGPVPHLGQRQFYHIGLYADKRIGRKSALQLGTDVFFSRYLQDYIKFVSVAFPVGHESYTHPDTDYKRVGLFVGHELFISKLSIETQVGYYVYKPFDYEIDYYQRVGIKYYLYKNLFTGVGLKTHVGRAEAIEATVGIRF; the protein is encoded by the coding sequence ATGAAAAAAATACTACTATTTTTTTGTTTTTGCTTCTTTTTTTCCTTTTCTCAAGAAAAAGCGGCTACTTATTTTGATGTCCAACTTTTTAGAGGAACTGTTTACAAACATTCAAACGATATTAGCCACTTAATTACAGGTCATCCGGATGGTTTTTTGATCAGTTACAATTGGAAAACATTTGGTAAAAAAGAATGGCAGCAAGTTTATAATTATCCTGATTATGGAGTTTCTTACCATTACTTAGATTTTAAAAATCAATATTTAGGGGTTAATCATGCTGTGGGTTTGCATTATAATTTTTATTTTTTCAAAAGGCATTTGATGTTTCGAATTTCTCAAGGAATAGGTCTTACTTCTTCGCCTTATGATAAAGTAACTAACAATAAAAACAATGCTTTTGGGACTAAAATAATGGATAATAATTATTTTTTATTACAATATAAAAAGGAAAATATTATTGAAAAAATTGGTTTACAAGCAGGTTTTATGCTCACTCATTTTTCTAATGGAAGATTTAAAGCACCAAATAAAGGAATTAATACCTTTACATTTAATGTGGGTTTAAATTATAATTTTGAGAAAGAGCAAGACTATATTGTAGATTCGTTGCCTTCAAAAACGTCATATAAAGAAAAAATAAAGTATAATTTAGCTTTTAGAACGGGAATATCAGAAGGGCCAGTTCCGCATTTGGGCCAACGTCAATTTTATCATATTGGTTTATATGCTGATAAACGAATAGGAAGAAAAAGTGCGTTACAATTGGGTACAGATGTTTTCTTTTCGCGTTATTTACAAGATTATATCAAATTTGTTTCGGTTGCATTTCCAGTAGGTCATGAATCGTATACTCATCCAGATACCGATTACAAGCGAGTTGGATTGTTTGTGGGGCACGAATTATTTATCAGTAAATTATCAATCGAAACACAAGTTGGCTATTATGTTTATAAGCCGTTTGATTATGAAATTGATTACTATCAAAGAGTTGGGATAAAATATTATCTTTATAAAAATTTATTCACAGGTGTAGGTTTAAAAACGCATGTAGGAAGAGCCGAAGCTATTGAAGCAACAGTAGGAATACGATTCTAG
- the rfbA gene encoding glucose-1-phosphate thymidylyltransferase RfbA: protein MKGIILAGGSGTRLHPITLAVSKQLMPIYDKPMIYYPLSTLMWAGINEILIISTPHDLPLFRQLLGDGKSLGCKFEYAVQENPNGLAEAFIIGKEFVGNDKVALILGDNIFYGTGLAELLQANNNPDGGIIYAYHVHDPERYGVVDFDAQGKVLSIEEKPEQPKSNYAVPGIYFYDNEVLSIAANIKPSHRGELEITDVNKEYLSRGKLQVSILDRGTAWLDTGTFQSLMQAGQFVEVIEERQGLKIGAIEEAAYKMGFIDANQLKKLAVPLLKSGYGKHLMSLV, encoded by the coding sequence ATGAAAGGAATTATATTAGCAGGAGGTTCAGGAACACGTTTGCATCCGATAACATTAGCGGTTAGTAAGCAATTGATGCCTATATATGACAAACCTATGATTTATTACCCATTATCTACTTTGATGTGGGCTGGAATCAATGAGATTTTAATTATTTCAACACCTCATGACTTGCCGTTGTTTCGACAATTATTAGGTGATGGAAAATCATTGGGATGTAAATTTGAATACGCGGTTCAAGAGAATCCAAATGGTTTAGCTGAAGCTTTTATCATTGGAAAAGAGTTTGTGGGGAATGATAAAGTGGCTTTAATTTTGGGGGATAATATTTTTTATGGAACCGGTTTAGCCGAGTTGCTTCAAGCAAATAATAATCCTGATGGTGGAATTATTTATGCGTATCATGTGCATGACCCAGAACGATATGGAGTAGTAGATTTTGATGCTCAAGGAAAAGTACTCTCAATAGAAGAAAAACCAGAACAGCCAAAATCTAATTATGCAGTGCCAGGAATTTATTTTTATGACAACGAGGTTTTGTCTATAGCAGCTAACATTAAACCAAGTCATCGTGGTGAATTAGAAATCACAGATGTGAATAAAGAATATTTGAGCAGAGGTAAACTTCAAGTTAGTATTTTAGATAGAGGAACTGCTTGGTTGGATACTGGAACTTTTCAGTCATTAATGCAAGCTGGACAATTTGTTGAGGTTATTGAAGAGCGTCAAGGATTAAAAATTGGAGCTATTGAAGAAGCGGCTTACAAAATGGGTTTTATTGATGCTAACCAATTGAAAAAATTAGCAGTACCGCTATTAAAAAGTGGTTATGGTAAACATTTAATGAGCTTAGTTTAA
- a CDS encoding class I SAM-dependent methyltransferase — MQHDYYKEYYELERNHWWFVAREGILTNYIHQLIKQGKLPSTDLKILNVGCGPGRSSEYLSKFGKVTSIEYDKFCCEFASEKTGLEIINGSITELSFSDNSFDLVCAFDVIEHVEDDQLAVNELKRVTKKDALVLITVPAFMSLWSHHDVINHHYKRYKINEINQLFDSDNNGNKVFDTYFNSLLFLPIYFFRKVSNLLKLGQKRKGSGSDFEAFKPGVLNTILYKIMYFESGIINKKIKFPFGVSILYNWKKN; from the coding sequence ATGCAGCACGATTATTATAAAGAATACTATGAACTTGAAAGAAATCATTGGTGGTTTGTTGCAAGAGAGGGAATATTAACTAATTATATTCATCAGTTAATTAAGCAAGGAAAACTACCTTCCACAGATTTAAAAATACTTAACGTAGGTTGTGGTCCAGGAAGAAGTTCTGAATATTTATCTAAGTTTGGCAAAGTTACTTCAATAGAATATGATAAATTCTGTTGTGAATTTGCTTCTGAAAAAACAGGATTAGAAATTATCAATGGTTCAATTACAGAATTATCTTTTAGTGATAATTCTTTTGATTTAGTATGTGCTTTTGATGTTATTGAACATGTTGAAGATGATCAATTAGCAGTTAATGAGTTAAAACGAGTAACAAAGAAAGACGCTCTGGTATTAATAACCGTTCCCGCTTTTATGAGCTTGTGGAGTCATCATGATGTTATTAATCATCATTACAAAAGATATAAAATCAATGAAATAAATCAACTTTTTGATTCAGATAATAATGGAAATAAAGTATTTGACACTTATTTTAATTCACTACTCTTTTTGCCTATTTATTTTTTTAGAAAAGTTAGTAATTTATTAAAATTAGGTCAAAAAAGAAAAGGCTCTGGAAGTGATTTTGAGGCTTTTAAGCCAGGTGTTTTAAATACTATTCTTTATAAAATTATGTATTTTGAGAGTGGTATAATTAATAAAAAAATTAAATTCCCTTTTGGGGTATCTATTTTGTATAATTGGAAAAAAAATTAG
- the rfbD gene encoding dTDP-4-dehydrorhamnose reductase, translated as MVILVTGANGQLGQALQSISGTYLGIDFVFCPSSALDITSLEHCQLVFSTYRPSFCINAAAYTAVDKAESEPEKAHLINAVGAENLAKVCKENDTILIHISTDFIFDGTLNRPYLETDLPNPTGVYGLTKLQGEQAIQANWEKHYIIRTSWVYSQYGTNFLKTMLRLAAERDQLSVVSDQIGTPTNAIDLAEALIKIVDYYNAELVSASNYGIYNFSNEGYCSWYDFANEIFLQKAISIDLKPIPTLAYPTPAKRPAYSVLDKSKIKHTFNIAIKEWQTSLAECLNQL; from the coding sequence ATGGTAATACTTGTAACAGGTGCCAACGGACAGTTAGGACAAGCCCTTCAATCTATTTCAGGAACCTATCTTGGAATAGATTTTGTGTTTTGTCCCTCTTCAGCATTAGATATTACAAGTTTAGAGCATTGTCAGTTGGTTTTTTCAACCTATCGACCAAGTTTTTGCATCAACGCAGCAGCTTATACAGCAGTAGATAAAGCAGAAAGCGAACCTGAAAAAGCCCATTTAATTAATGCTGTTGGAGCTGAAAATTTAGCAAAAGTATGTAAAGAAAATGACACTATTTTAATACATATTTCTACAGATTTTATTTTTGATGGCACTTTAAACAGGCCGTATTTAGAAACAGACCTTCCAAACCCAACAGGAGTTTATGGTTTAACAAAATTGCAAGGAGAACAAGCAATTCAAGCAAATTGGGAAAAGCATTATATCATTAGAACTTCATGGGTATATTCGCAATACGGGACGAATTTCTTAAAAACCATGTTGCGATTGGCTGCCGAAAGAGACCAACTTTCTGTTGTTTCTGATCAAATAGGCACACCAACAAACGCTATTGATTTAGCGGAAGCCTTAATTAAAATAGTAGACTATTATAATGCTGAACTTGTTTCAGCATCTAATTATGGGATTTACAATTTTAGCAACGAAGGCTATTGCTCGTGGTATGATTTTGCTAATGAAATATTTCTTCAAAAAGCAATTTCAATAGATTTAAAACCGATTCCAACGTTGGCCTACCCAACTCCGGCAAAAAGACCTGCGTATAGTGTTTTGGATAAATCCAAGATAAAGCACACCTTTAATATTGCAATTAAAGAGTGGCAGACTAGTTTGGCTGAATGTTTAAATCAACTGTAA
- a CDS encoding glycosyltransferase family 2 protein, whose protein sequence is MSNFKEIDISIVVPLYNEEDVFDKLIQRLTSVINTTNFSCEVILVNDGSSDTTDVLIQKVCKEDTRFTGVLLSRNHGHQLAVTAGLHYVRGKKGTMIIDGDLQDPPELVNQFYDLLKSGYDVIYAVRRNRKESFIKKMAYSSYYRLQKKVSNFNIPIDSGDFSMLSRRVVDAINSMPEQSRYLRGMRAWVGYKQIAYEYDRDERHAGETKYSWSKLFELAFNGIFNFSDFPVKIITRLGFLTVIFSLIYFGYNIYRKIYYNDVPQGFSATILAIILFSGVQLISLGLIGEYVLRIYNQVRNRPLFIVDLVIQEGKEINK, encoded by the coding sequence ATGAGTAATTTTAAAGAAATAGATATTTCAATTGTAGTTCCACTGTATAACGAAGAGGATGTTTTTGATAAACTGATTCAACGTTTAACATCCGTAATTAACACAACTAATTTTTCTTGTGAAGTAATTTTGGTTAACGACGGAAGTAGTGATACAACAGACGTATTAATCCAAAAAGTTTGCAAAGAAGATACTCGATTTACAGGAGTATTATTATCCAGAAACCACGGACATCAATTAGCCGTTACAGCAGGATTACATTATGTAAGAGGAAAAAAAGGTACTATGATTATTGATGGAGACTTACAAGACCCACCCGAGTTAGTTAATCAATTTTATGATTTATTAAAAAGTGGTTATGATGTAATTTATGCCGTTAGAAGAAATCGGAAGGAAAGTTTCATAAAAAAAATGGCTTATTCAAGTTATTACAGATTACAAAAAAAAGTTTCAAATTTTAATATTCCTATAGATAGTGGAGATTTCTCGATGTTGAGCCGAAGAGTTGTAGATGCAATTAATAGTATGCCTGAGCAAAGTAGATATTTAAGAGGCATGAGAGCATGGGTTGGCTACAAACAAATAGCATACGAATACGATAGAGATGAACGACACGCAGGTGAAACCAAATACAGTTGGTCAAAATTGTTTGAATTAGCATTTAATGGCATTTTTAACTTTAGTGATTTTCCAGTAAAAATTATTACAAGACTTGGTTTTTTAACGGTTATTTTTTCATTGATTTATTTTGGATATAATATCTATAGAAAAATTTATTATAATGATGTTCCTCAAGGATTTAGCGCAACAATATTAGCAATTATACTTTTTTCGGGTGTACAGTTAATATCGTTAGGGTTAATTGGAGAATATGTTTTAAGAATTTATAATCAAGTTAGAAATAGACCTCTTTTTATAGTTGATTTAGTTATTCAAGAAGGAAAAGAAATTAATAAATAA
- the rfbB gene encoding dTDP-glucose 4,6-dehydratase, giving the protein MKKILVTGGAGFIGANFVPYFIENNPEYHLVNLDLLTYAGNLENVSEVENHPRYTFIQGDICDRNFIEALFQKFQFHDVIHFAAESHVDNSISGPEAFIKTNVLGTFNLLDTARKLWMLAPNQYNTGFENSRFHHVSTDEVYGTLGETGLFEETTPYAPNSPYSASKAGSDMIVRSYFHTYGMNVVTTNCSNNYGPKQHDEKLIPTIIRKAILGENIPVYGDGKNVRDWLYVLDHCKGIELAFKKGKAGETYNIGGRNERNNLYIVDTVCTILNTLQPKSTGTYQDQITFVKDRPGHDLRYAIDATKIETELGWKAVENFETGIIKTVEWYLKKFN; this is encoded by the coding sequence ATGAAAAAAATACTTGTCACTGGAGGCGCAGGATTTATAGGCGCTAATTTTGTTCCCTATTTTATCGAAAATAATCCAGAGTATCATTTGGTAAATTTGGATTTATTAACGTATGCTGGAAATTTAGAAAACGTTTCGGAAGTTGAAAATCACCCAAGATATACTTTTATACAAGGTGATATTTGCGATAGAAATTTTATAGAAGCATTGTTTCAAAAATTTCAATTTCACGATGTTATTCACTTTGCTGCAGAAAGTCATGTTGATAATTCAATATCGGGTCCGGAAGCATTTATAAAAACCAATGTTTTAGGAACGTTTAATTTATTAGATACCGCCAGAAAACTTTGGATGTTGGCACCCAATCAATATAACACAGGTTTTGAAAATTCGCGTTTTCATCATGTTTCTACAGATGAGGTGTATGGAACATTAGGCGAAACAGGTTTGTTTGAAGAAACTACTCCATATGCACCAAATAGCCCATATTCTGCTTCAAAAGCTGGTTCAGATATGATTGTGAGAAGTTATTTTCATACGTATGGAATGAATGTAGTAACTACAAATTGTTCTAACAATTATGGCCCAAAACAACACGATGAAAAATTAATTCCAACGATTATTCGTAAAGCCATTTTGGGCGAAAATATTCCTGTTTATGGCGATGGAAAGAACGTACGCGATTGGTTGTATGTTTTAGATCATTGCAAAGGAATTGAGTTGGCGTTTAAAAAAGGAAAAGCTGGAGAAACCTACAATATTGGCGGAAGAAACGAGCGAAACAATTTGTATATTGTTGATACTGTTTGTACAATTTTGAATACATTACAACCAAAATCTACAGGAACATATCAAGACCAAATTACTTTTGTAAAAGACAGACCTGGTCATGATTTACGCTATGCCATTGATGCCACTAAAATTGAGACAGAATTAGGTTGGAAAGCAGTTGAAAATTTTGAAACAGGAATTATAAAAACGGTTGAATGGTATTTGAAAAAGTTTAATTAA
- a CDS encoding glycosyltransferase family 2 protein: MSTTLPFFSIITASYNSEKTISDTITSVLNLDFKDFEYIIIDGNSSDGTTEIIKSFQPKFKEKGVDYKFISEKDNGIYDAWNKGIQLSSGQWISFLGSDDMYIKDALINYSNEINKSDGKTNYISSKVEIIDEKHQFIRVIGKPFKWEDVVRNMNIAQVGSFHKRILFEKVGNFSTAYKIVGDLDFYIRCKDYIQPTFFESITAKMQNGGVSNQIYKALKEALIVKLKYGYNSALVNYFDFYFSLLKCYMKQIIKK; this comes from the coding sequence ATGAGTACTACTTTACCTTTTTTCAGCATTATTACCGCTTCTTACAATAGTGAAAAAACAATTTCCGATACCATAACATCGGTTCTAAATCTTGATTTTAAAGATTTTGAATACATAATCATAGACGGTAATTCATCTGATGGCACCACAGAAATTATAAAATCATTTCAACCAAAATTTAAGGAAAAAGGAGTCGATTATAAATTTATCTCTGAAAAAGACAATGGAATTTACGATGCCTGGAACAAAGGAATTCAATTAAGTTCAGGTCAATGGATTAGTTTTTTGGGATCGGATGATATGTATATTAAAGATGCTCTAATTAATTATTCAAACGAGATAAATAAAAGCGATGGTAAAACCAATTATATCTCATCAAAAGTTGAAATTATTGATGAAAAACATCAGTTCATAAGAGTAATTGGGAAACCATTTAAATGGGAAGATGTAGTTAGAAATATGAATATTGCGCAAGTGGGATCCTTTCATAAAAGAATATTATTTGAAAAAGTAGGAAACTTCAGTACAGCATATAAAATTGTAGGCGATTTGGATTTCTATATCCGTTGTAAAGATTATATTCAACCCACTTTTTTTGAAAGCATCACAGCTAAAATGCAAAATGGAGGTGTTAGTAACCAAATTTATAAGGCACTTAAAGAAGCGCTAATTGTCAAACTTAAATATGGATACAATTCTGCTTTAGTGAATTATTTTGATTTCTATTTTTCACTACTAAAATGTTATATGAAACAGATTATAAAAAAATAA